From a single Pyxicephalus adspersus chromosome 11, UCB_Pads_2.0, whole genome shotgun sequence genomic region:
- the APOC1 gene encoding apolipoprotein C-I gives MKLILAISVVIIALSVLPGPSSVQAEESSAKEKFDSFAESVKGVVNKGVEKIKNAYEGVRDSEFGTKTRNWFTDVGRKIKEKFTKK, from the exons ATGAAGCTCATCCTTGCAATTTCCGTGGTGATTATTGCTCTCTCTGTGTTACCAG GGCCCAGCTCTGTCCAAGCAGAAGAGTCATCAGCGAAAGAGAAGTTTGATTCTTTTGCAGAGTCTGTGAAAGGAGTTGTGAATAAAGGAGTTGAAAAGATAAAGAATGCTTATGAAGGTGTTCGCGACAGTGAATTTGGCACCAAGACGAG AAACTGGTTCACTGATGTTggcaggaaaataaaagaaaagttcaCCAAGAAGTAA